Part of the Zingiber officinale cultivar Zhangliang chromosome 8A, Zo_v1.1, whole genome shotgun sequence genome, CTCGAAGAGATAAAAGGTACGTGGCGGAAGGAGAGATCGAAATGGTCGTTCCGGCAGTGAACTTCGGCGCCGGCGCCGGCGTGGGAGGAATCAAGCAGCAGTTGACGATGAAGCATTCGGGAAGCGACCTGCAGGAGTCTGCAGCGGCTGGAACTGGAAGCAGAGTAAATTTTGGTGACatgtttaaataaataaataattaattaattaattaattaatgtggTTTACTCGTTGCAGCTTTATAAACTTTTGTGTTTCAGATCACTTCTCGAGCATGCTGcaataataaataaatgaaagCTTAAGCTTCTATGTAATTTATCTTAGCGTAGTGTTTGTCTGGGTCCGGGGAACAATTCAAgctctaattttgaaaattgtatgtttcttcataaattaattatataattatcgTTAGAAATATGAATTTTGGTATTAAAGTAGTTTAATTTGAGTCGAGCTCAAGTCTGACATAAACTGACTCGTAGTCTTATTTTACTCTCAGTGCTACGAGCCCTAATTTGCCGCCTGCCCTAAACCCCGCTGGCCGAAGCGCGTCATGATAGCCGCCGCCGCTGGCAGGTCGATCCTCCGCTCGCCTTGCCTCAGGGGCGCTGCCTCGAGAGCCGGATCAGTGCGGCCTTCCCTGTTTCGCTCCATCCCAAAGCAGAGGCCTCCGTCTGCTGCCGTTCGCTTCTTCAGGTGTCCGCCAGCGGCTCGCGATGCcttgctttctttctcttctttgcgTAAGATTAATTTCTTTCGGATTGTTAAGGTCACCCGTCGAGGCGAGCTTCTGTGTGGAATCGATGCTGCCGATGCACAGTGCCACGGCTTCCGCGTTGATGACGTCGATGCTCACGATTTCGCGCAGGGGTTGTGGGTGGCTGTCGGAAGGTTTACTCCGAACTATTCTTCGTCTGTTGTCCTGTGATTTTCTTTCAATTGGTTGAATTCATTAATTCTCGTTGATTTGTTTATCTAAAACAATCTTGCATATGTGTTCGTTTGCTTCATCTGCTGTCGACAAAATAGCGATGcatattctttattttattattgtgacCATTGCTTGACAAACAATTTATAAACCCATAATAAGGACTCTACATATTGAAGCAAATTAAAttgataaagaaataataaataaatttcaatGCATTACCTATCCTATGTGTTTTATTGGTCAAATAGCattaaattttgttttttaattgGACGGGGTAATCAGCAGCAGTGTTCTCCAAAACAAGCTCACTTTAATTTGAGTGCTGGTAGAAAGGAAATCTTTGGTTATAGTAGAAACACGTCAAAAGGTAGTTCACTGGATTGATTTAATAGCCAGGTGCTTCCAACTTTTCAATAGGAAAGTAACTAATTTTACTAATGTCAAATTTCTCGAAATTTATGGTATTTTTTTGATATTCCAGTTCATCTCTAATTGACTATATAAAGGAACTCACTACAGTTTCATTGAAATGTAATTGTCAACTTTCTAAGGAACAAACAAATCTTCAACTTGATAGCCAGAATCTAATTTTTCTTCTGCTCTGCACGCAATTGCGCCTATTACTAGTTGTAACAGCCTATCTGTTTTGTCTTCTCTTTTAAGATGTTTGGTGAGGCCATTTTGACGGGTTCTTTCATTTCATTTAGTTTGTTATCCAACATTCTTCCCTGTCTCAATTTCACTTGATTCAATCACATCACTTCTGGTTCGATGATTGTATTCCTTTTCCTTTTGTGTGAGCCACTTAGCATACTGATTTTTCTTCATTCAACCAGCTGCGATTGATGATGTGTGACAATTACTAGGTGGAGTCTAGCAAGTTAGTTACTGATGTTCTCACATACACAGGTTGGCATATGTTCTTTTGAGCCTCTTGTTAATATTCTCTTTTGAATCTGATTGATTTGACCAAGTCGCTCCAGAGTTGAGGCAATTGTGAGATGATGCGACAAACATGGATGCCCTTGAGCATGACTTCTCTATAAATATGTAGATTAAATATGCAAATGGAATATGAGATTGTATTATCACAATGAAATTTCTCATATCAAGTTTATGCTTCCACAATCTTACCTAGATACTATTACTACTTAAAAGCCACTTTTGAGAATGAtgcaacaaaaatattttattcaCATGGCTCATAATAAGGACACACCCACAAACACTcttatttttttctaatattttaattAACAACCACATGATgcttaaaaaatgtttttttttatcataatgcTGCTGTTGTCGGTGACTTGCTGCCAATTTTGCAAAATAAAAATCATGGCAAGTTGTTCATGTGGAGAATTCATGGAACTTGCACTTGCTCGCCATAAATATTTGCTTCCATGTGTGATTTGGTGTTTTGTTTGTGATATTCCATTTCAATGAGACTTCCCTTGAAGCTTATTCATATATGATCCAAACCTTCCATTTTTGTATGGATGTGCTTTGCTTTGCTTCCTTAAAGTTTAAGCCCCTTCCTCTAATGGAACTCTATTTGTTAGGTTAGTCAATTGCACCAATGCATTTCGTCGTCATTAGCAAAATACAGCTAGTGTTTCCTTCACTTGCATTGGGCTTCAGCCTTCAGCCTTCAGCCTTCAGCCTTCAGATTGATGGCATGCTCTAATACATAGGCTCTTCTTACCCTCTTGGTACTTGTGTTAGATACAAAAACTTCGACATTGATACTAAGGAACAATTGGTACCCCTATTGTTCACtagtaaaatttttagaaatagcTATGTCGGATTTGCAGTGCCTTGAGTAATATCGATGGCATGTCGCTTTCAATGGATATATTGCTTTGTGTGCTTGCTCTTGCTGATTCTTTTATGCCTGTCATAATGCCTCCATCATGAACTCATAACATAACTGTAACATGGATATCTGTGATCTACATCAGAAAAACTGTTAGTGTTGCATTTACGTGTCAACAAGAATGTTTATTTTTAACTCGTCATTCAATTCAATCCCTCACCCCAAAAATTATTAATCTAATATCTGGCCAAACTTAGTAGTTTGTAGATATTTCCTGTACTGATGTCTTGTATGTATATCAGCTAGCAATGAGGATGTATGATGGTTCACAAGCGGATCAAAGCAATACTTTGGTCAAAAACAACCAATACGTTTAGAGAAAGTCAGCCATCATTGTGGAAGGATTAAATTAACACTCGTGAGCATCAGATAGATGAACCAAATATTCAATTGTTTTTCCCTGAGTTATGAACTTTAAATGAGGATAATGTATGATCTCCACGCTGCAGTGTGTTGCTCATGAAATAAAAATGCTTCTTACCTTTTTCTATTCAATGAACTTGTATAGCATTTTCACTGATTGTCTCTCTACCGTTCTATTTCCTCGATATGTTGACAGTTCCATTTCTAAGCATTATAAAGATTTTAGCACTATGTTTGTTTGGTCTTTGTGTGAAAGGTTATTCCTGATGCCATTTCTGCATATGTCGAGTCATTTATTCAAATCAAGGAGATTTTGTACAATGTAGCTTTCGACATTCttgatgttattttttttatcattttgatTGGAGCTTAGATACTTGATTCTTTATATTGTAGATGGATGAGTTGTAGATTCGGATTTTGGAGGGGCAATGCACGGGTGCAGATCCTTCATGATTGATTCGCTTAAGCAATTAATTCCCTTTAATTTAGATTGCTGTTGGAGATGGATTGCAATACTCGTGACCATATTTTTCGCTTCATTTCTTCTCGACCTTCTTGTAGCTTGACATTAAACTGTCTAATAATTTACAACTTCTCAAGATGTAGCATTTATGAATTCTTGTCCGGAATCCATATAAATTGTGCTCAAGGCAATGTGAGAATTAATGTGCCCGCCTATTTATCTTTTCTGTCAAAACAAGTCTGTTCTTCTAAAGTTACAGAAAACGTTTCGTCCATATTTTCATATTAAGTAATTTAATGCTAGATAAATTCAAGTAACAGTCCATTCTCTTTGTGATCGAGCTTTGAATGTAACATTCTTGTTATTTATCACTGATCGGAAAGAGCTCGGAGGAGCACAAAATTTATTGGTCGATCTTCAAACAGAGCGTTAGAATTAGAGACACGAGCTGAATCTATTTGCCAAACATTGCTTCACAAATGTCCTCAAATGCTTCGAGGATGACCTGATGGTGTCGGCTGGAGTTCAGCTTGAGGTACGAGTGGAGGAGCTGCTCCAGGTCTTGGGCCCTGCTCATGCCGCGTTCCACGATCATCTCCACCATGGAGCTCCTGAAGTCGCCGTAAGGGTCGGTGGACCGCTTCACCACCGGGAATCCTCCCGCGTTGGCCTTGGCCGGCGAGATGGAGACCAATGGCCGGAGTTCCGTCGTCGTCGAATGCGCCGCGTGCCTTCGCGGCGGACGTCGTGTGGACTTCATGCTCTTGCTACTAGTGCTCTTGTTCTTCCTCTTGCTGTGGTGGTAGAATTCGGAGGAGTCGGAGGAGAAGCTCTTGGACGAGAACAGTGTAGTTCTCGATTCCTCCTCGTCCTTCTCTTCCTCGCTGCTGAAGAGATCGAGCTCATCCTCGTTTAATGAGTCCGAGGAAGAAGAGTAGGGGAAGCTACTGCTCTTCTTTCTCTGACCAAAAGGTACCTTGCGCCTCTCTCTTTTAGTTGCCCCCGGCTTCCACTTTCTATCCTCCTTGCCGATCGAGGGGAGCAACGGCTCGGAAGCTTCGACCGACCGACGATCGCGGCAGTTGATGGAGACATGCACGACCGGAGCGACGTAGCGGCGCTGCCGGATGTCGGCGGGAAATGACCAGTAGTGCTGGTCGAGCTTGCAACGGTCATTCCACCCGTGGTTGACCGTCTCCGGCAGACGCGTCGCCGGAGGCTTGGTCGCGGCGGCGACGTTGGCGGCGGTGGAGCAGGAGGAGGCGAGCAGCATCCGTGCGAAGCGCTGCTTCAGCTTGCTACTACTGCTTTTACTGACCGATTTCTCCATTTGAGACGCTTGTTAGAAGATGAACAAGAAGACGATATTTATATCGGAACCTTGACGGAGTAGAATCGGTGCTTGGATTTGGATTGTCTCGCTCGTGACTTGCTTGTTTAAGCTCCCCTACATAATAATTATCCTACTCGCTGATGTCAACACGCGACGGGTGCAATCCAATCAGTCGAGTCGTATCTGAACAATAAAAGTTTAGCTGACGAAGTAACGTAACAACGCTCTCTCGGCAAATAAACATTGTTTAAATCAGATTTTGATGCGTTCTTCTTGTAGGTGGCGTTGCCAATGGAGGGGCATTCAGATGCCTTCTCGTTTTGCCCAGAACGCTGTTGCTACGTGCTTGTCCTGCACGATGCCCATTTCTGTAAGCAGACAAAGCAATTGAAACCGGGGGGTCAACCACTGTCCATCTGTTCCCAAGTACAAGTTCTGCCTGTTGGGAAAGGAAGAGGATGCATGCACGCAAAGATTGGTGACGAAGATAAGTAGCAAGTAGCAAGCCAAGGGGAAGTGGACAGGCATGCTGCTCCAATTTGCTCTCGCACCTTTCGCGGCGCCATAAATGCGATCTAGTGCTGGGTTGCTGCTTGCTCCTGACACGGAGTGGAGGTGATGTGAGTGCGGTGTGGTTGTTTTGTAGCAATTGGACTCTTGTGTCATAGTCACAGGGGTAGACTTCTCTTCTCATTTCTTTTGACTTTATTTCTGATAGATAGATGATGTAGGGACCTAAGGAAAGAATTATTGTCATCCTAAGCTAATGCTAGATTAGAGCTATAAAATTAAACACAACTCTAATCATATACAATTCTCAATGGACTTTTAGGAAAATCAATAGGGACTTGAAAATGGAGAAAATAGTTTGAAAATAGCTTTTATCTGTTCTCATTTCTAATGATGTGTTTTCACGTGAACACTTAGAGCGAGAAAAATAGAGATGCACTTGTTCATGTGGATGATTCAGCGCCGGAGAGGGCGTTCACATTGCTGTGGCAGTACCAAGTGCCAAGGAGAGGGGAGAGAAATACCAGTCGAGAGATTTCCCTCATATCCGAGTGGAAGTTGAGTGGTGGTGGCGTAAAGGTGGAGAAGAAGACAAATGAGGAAGAATGTTGACgaaaatatattttcttattgcaACAACTTTGATAGTGAACTTTTTGTTGGAATTTCGGTGGATCGATTAGAAAATAAGAATATAGGAGAAGCTTTATAAGAAAATATGAGGATGGAGAGACTCTTTGAATAGGAACGTctatttcttgttatttgatAAATGATTATATTCCTATTAATATATTTAGATTCATGTTTCTATGTCCTTTTACAATTAACACATCataaaacaattaatttttattgttttttatacTAATGATTATTGTCAAGTTAAGTTGTTCTTAACATTGTTCTTATATGGTTGAAGAAATCAATTTGTCTTTGGAATAAGTTAACATGTCTGCTCCCAACAAATTCCTTAAGTATTGAAAAACTTCCGCTTTTGAGACTTTGTAAATATCAGTTTGATTTCACATGAagtaattctaattttttttaacttaatataCTCCTTATGAAATGAAAGTGAATATCAATATGCATGCTTAGATCTTTCATGATGCACTAGCGCAATTGCTGATCTATTATCCACATATATTTTGGTCATAATTTCTTGTTGCAATCTAAGATCTTAGAGTAATTTCTTTCACCAAATAGCATGACAAATACAAGAGGTTACAACAATATACTTAGCTTTACAAGTTGATAGAGCAACAATTGATTGTTTCTTTGAAAACCAAGTGAATGTAACATTACTAAGAAAAACACGTATCTAATAGTGCTCTTGCGATCATCATAACTTCCATCCCAATCGTTATCACTGCGACAAAAAAAACTCCATATCTTTCGTTGATAAATAGATAAACTCATAATCAATTATCCCTTTAATGTATCTAAGAATTCTCTTAGCTACATATAAGTGAAATATTTTTGGAGTTTCTATATACCTGCTTATCAAACCAACTCCAAATAATATTCAAGCCTTGTACATGTCAAATGCTTGAGGCAACCCATAAGACTCTTATAATAAGTTAGATTCATAGGTTTACCTTCTCCGTCTTTAGTTATTCTAATACTGTACTCTATGGGTGTATCCATAGAATAACAATCTTCCATTGAGAATTTTTTCAGAATCCCTTTGGCATATTTTTCTTGTCATACAAAGATTCTCTCTTCTATTTGTTGTACATCAATGCCAAGGAAGTATCTCATCAATCATAGATTTGTCATCTCAAACTCTTTCTCCATTAATTACTTGAATTCTCTAATCATGAAGATATTATTACAAGTAAAAATTAAATCATCCATATAAATACATACCAATAGAATATCTCTAAATGAATTATTCTTTAAGTATAAAGAATGCTCGTAGGTGCACTTTGTGAAACCTTCCTTTATAAAGTGATCACCAATTCTTGAGTTCTAGGCTCTAGGAGTTTGCTAGAGCTTGTAAAGAGCTTTCTTTAATTTGTATaccttttcttctttccctttaaTGATAAAACCCGATGGTTGCTGgatatatacctcttctttaatattttcattttaaaaagtAGATTTTATGTCCACATGTATATCTTCCATCTTCTTTGAGATGCAAGAGAGATAAGTAATCTTACTGTTTCAAATCAGACTAATGATGGGAAGACTTATTTGTAGTCAACCCTATACTTTTGCTTGTATCCTTTAACAACCAACCTTGCTTTGTGCCTTTCAACTTCTCTTGTTACATTTGTCTTTATTTTGAACACCCATTTGACTTCAATAGCTTTATGTCTTTGAGGAAGTGAAGTGAGTTTCcatgtattatttttctttatagtaAGAATCTCTTCTTTCATTGCTTTTCTCCGCTTTGCATCCTTGGAGACTTcttcataaaatcatatcatgcaaATAAACACAAATTATTAGGAGCAAAGTCAGTATCAATCGTTCGGCTAGAGTCATATATGTCTTAGATGCTCTTTATCTTTTTCACAATTAGACTATTTGGATCATCACTTTCTAATTGAGTATCAACTTGTTGGGGGTGATTATATTTCTTCACTCTCTCCttgcttgtttttcttctctttatatttttcttcaaATGAGATTTACTTCTTGTCATGTACatcattattattgttattgttattccAATTCCATGTTTGTTCTTCATCAAATTTCATATCTCTTGATACCATGAGCTTTTGAGTTACAAGATTGTCAATTTGTACCCGCTAGCATTATCACAATAGCCTAAGAGAATACATTTCTGACTTTTACCTTCAAATTTTGTCTGCTTCTTAGTTTGTACCTTTGCAAATGTTATGCTCCCAAAAAATATGAAGATGATCCACCCTTGGTTTGTGTAACCTTCAAGCTTCCTCTAGGGTGATGTCTTTGGAAAACCTGTTCAATAAATATACAATACAGATAACAACatctttctaaaattattttggaaTATTTTTCTCTTTCAACATACATCAAATCATATTTAAAATAGTTCAATTTTTTCTTCTTGATACACCATTTTGTTATGATGTTTAGGGCATTATGAGTGGATGAATAATATAATTTTCCTTGAAAATAATTCTCAAACTCTAACAAATTGTATTCACCTCCTAAATCAATTTACAAATATTTTATCTGATATCTACTTTATTTTtcaactaaaattttaaattacttaAATTTGGTGAAAATTTCTTTATTCTCTTTCAGCATAGATACCTAAGTTTTCCCATTATAATCATAAGTTAAATTCAAGAAATACATATTTCCACTAGTAGAGATAGGTTTGATGGGTCCATAAACATCGAAGTGTGATAACCGTTATTATATCGCATTATTCAAGTTCCTAAATTCATGATTTTAATCCTTTCTTAGTTTAAATCCACATTTGTACACTTTATGAGGATGGATTCATTTTGAGCATTTAATACAATTTCCTTTATATTTGTGGAGTTTTATGCTAATTTGTGGAATCGATTTTGCAAGCGATCAAGAGTTTATGGATCTGAGTCGGATCAAACCAAAttggaattaattttgaatttaaatttggagAACCAATTGACAACTAATATGAGCCATCTATTCAAGATTTGAGGAGAGTTGGGTATCCATCAAAGATCTGATCCATCAAGCTCAAAGGAGAGtagatcataaccattgattaaGATCTAAAGACTTTCACCCAAATTTGAACTTATCCAACTATTGATCTAGATCTGGAGTAATTTTGGCCATAGGTTAGGATTTGATTAGATttaaaacaagaaggaagctaCAATGTGCTCATTCGTTAAATTGAACATTACAAGAATGCACGTAGAACAGAGGAGTTCCTTATCTGATCATGATCACCGGAACTCTCCATCTTCCTTCTCACTGCAGAGGTCAAGGGCTTTTCCTTACTTCTCAGATTCCACCTCCAAGCTGCCAATCGAAGTCTAACCATCTCTTCATTTATTCCATCGTTGATCGCAGGATGTCAACACAACCACCGGGCTACCAAGTTCTTGGGCTTTT contains:
- the LOC122009759 gene encoding transcription repressor OFP7-like produces the protein MEKSVSKSSSSKLKQRFARMLLASSCSTAANVAAATKPPATRLPETVNHGWNDRCKLDQHYWSFPADIRQRRYVAPVVHVSINCRDRRSVEASEPLLPSIGKEDRKWKPGATKRERRKVPFGQRKKSSSFPYSSSSDSLNEDELDLFSSEEEKDEEESRTTLFSSKSFSSDSSEFYHHSKRKNKSTSSKSMKSTRRPPRRHAAHSTTTELRPLVSISPAKANAGGFPVVKRSTDPYGDFRSSMVEMIVERGMSRAQDLEQLLHSYLKLNSSRHHQVILEAFEDICEAMFGK
- the LOC122011999 gene encoding protein NUCLEAR FUSION DEFECTIVE 6, mitochondrial-like isoform X1, with the protein product MIAAAAGRSILRSPCLRGAASRAGSVRPSLFRSIPKQRPPSAAVRFFRSPVEASFCVESMLPMHSATASALMTSMLTISRRGCGWLSEASNEDV
- the LOC122011999 gene encoding protein NUCLEAR FUSION DEFECTIVE 6, mitochondrial-like isoform X2, which encodes MIAAAAGRSILRSPCLRGAASRAGSVRPSLFRSIPKQRPPSAAVRFFRSPVEASFCVESMLPMHSATASALMTSMLTISRRGCGWLSEDG